In Cheilinus undulatus linkage group 14, ASM1832078v1, whole genome shotgun sequence, a genomic segment contains:
- the LOC121521901 gene encoding gastrula zinc finger protein XlCGF57.1-like → MSGFEDLKALFGRRLLAAVLRDLRGRETRSEYEEELHRQRKLLDVILIPEIKLHRAVLPADGQQLLVIKEESPQEDTGPPHIKEEQEELWISQELKVADTTTLLFDSILLKSEDDEEKPQTSQLHERQKEQLETGADGEDCEDSPGAETDDSDDWRVTRADQSGSNSFKNVNKRRKDKKSHRCCECGKTLSSRQSLTQHMRIHTGEKPFSCSECGKRFTVKQHLTGHMRAHTGENPFGCSECGKSFNTKNTLTKHMRSHTGEEPFSCSICFKKITQKVNLQTHMRTHFNDKTFSCSECSKRFQSNKDLIRHFRVHTGERPFSCSECGNRFSLKGALTKHMKVHTGERPFCCSLCNKTFRQNFELSLHMAHHRGEKPFSCSDCTQKFSWRSQLKNHKCFRGQDSSLPHKSFSCSECGKSFRVRRDLERHIAYHGGLKPYSCSDCDQAFVWHWQVKRHKCVRGQDSGALPNQTGEKREAEAVADGEDCGGAEQARISDPERHLQPETEVRTEDSSGAETEDSEDDEETREHQGQHNLLTSDFCFSLHSVQLISLSTSKVCNLLCLLMFVTKGVEVVHGGDIK, encoded by the exons ATGTCCGGCTTTGAGGATCTTAAAGCTTTATTCGGACGGAGGCTGCTCGCTGCGGTTCTCAGAGACCTGAGAGGACGAGAAACCAGATCTGAATACGAAGAGGAGCTCCACCGCCAGAGGAAGCTGCTGGATGTGATTTTAATCCCTGAGATAAAGCTGCACAGAGCAG TGCTTCCTGCAGATGGCCAGCAGCTGTTGGTGATTAAAGAAGAGAGCCCCCAGGAGGACACTGGGCCCccacacattaaagaggaacaggaggaactgTGGATCAGTCAGGAGCTCAAGGTGGCTGACACCACCACGCTCCTCTTCGATTCGATCTTGTTGAagagtgaagatgatgaagagaaacctcagACTTCACAGCTTCATGAGAGACAAAAGGAACAGTTGgaaacaggagctgatggagaggactgtgaaGACTCTCCTGGagctgagactgatgacagtgatgATTGGAGGGTTACCAGAGCAGATCAGTCAGGGTCAAActctttcaaaaatgtaaataagagacGCAAGGACAAGAAATCACATAGATGCTGTGAGTGTGGTAAAACCTTGTCATCAAGACAGAGTCTGACACaacacatgagaattcacacaggagagaaacccttcagctgctctgagtgtggtaaaagattcaCCGTTAAACAACATCTGACAGGCCACATGAGAGCTCATACAGGGGAGAATCCCTttggctgctctgagtgtggtaaaagttttaatacaaaaaatactCTGACAAAACACATGAGATCCCATACAGGAGAAGAACCTTTCAGCTGCtctatttgctttaaaaaaattacacagaaaGTTAACCTGCAAACCCACATGAGAACTCATTTCAATGATAAAactttcagctgctctgagtgcaGTAAAAGGTTCCAAAGCAATAAAGACCTGATCAGGCATTTTcgagttcacacaggagagagacccttcagctgctctgagtgtggcaaTAGATTCAGTCTTAAGGGAGCTTTGACCAAACACATGAAAGTGCACACAGGAGAGAGACCCTTCTGCTGCTCCTTGTGCAATAAAACATTTAGGCAAAATTTTGAGCTGTCCCTCCACATGGCACATCACAGAGgtgagaaacccttcagctgcagTGACTGTACACAGAAATTTTCTTGGAGATCTCAGttaaaaaatcacaaatgttttAGAGGTCAGGATTCAAGTCTTCCTCATAAATCCTTCAGCTGTTCTGAGTGTGGAAAAAGTTTCAGAGTAAGGCGTGATCTTGAACGTCACATTGCCTATCACGGAGGTTTGAAACCCTACAGCTGCAGTGATTGTGATCAAGCATTCGTTTGGCATTGGCAGGTAAAACGACACAAGTGTGTCAGAGGTCAGGATTCAGGGGCTCTTCCAAACCAAACTGgggagaaaagagaggcagaagcagtagctgatggagaggactgtggaggagcAGAACAAGCCAGAATCTCAGATCCAGAGAGGCATTTACAACCAGAGACTGAAGTCAGGACTGAAGACTCTTCTGGAGCTGAGACTGAAGacagtgaggatgatgaggagACCAGAGAACATCAGGGTCAGCATAACCTGTTGACATCTGATTTTTGTTTCTCCTTACATTCAGTGCAGCTCATTTCACTTAGCACAAGTAAAGTCTGTAATTTACTCTGTTTGCTGATGTTTGTGACTAAAGGTGTTGAGGTGGTGCATGGTGGTGACATTAAATAA